CGAGCCTCGGTCCGGTTGCCGACCGCGAGCGCGTTCAGGTCACGGTCAAGGTCACCGGCAACTCCGCGACGGTGGAAGTGAATGAACGCGTCGAGGCGGACGACGGCGCTGATGTCGAAGGCCAGATTGCCTCGATTAGCACGTCGGCGCAGACCTTCCAGGTTGGCACGAACACAGTACAAGTGATGTCGACCACGACCATTCGGTCGGGCGGGCAGACGCTGTCGTTCGGCGATCTGACCGTCGGCGAGCGCGTCGAGGTGAAGGGCGTCCTCGCAGGCTCGATCGTCAACGCGCAGTCCGTCGAGGTCAGTAACGGCGCGCCACCCCCGCCATCCGGACCGGGCAACACAGATGTCAAGGGCGTCGTCTCGTCGCTTCTCGCCGGCACGTCGTGCTCGGCGCAGAACCTGTCGTTCATGCTCGCAAGCGGAACCACCGTCACGACATCGGCGACGACGCGGTTCGACGAGGGATCCTGCGCGGCGATCACGGCCGGGGCCAGCGTCGAAGTGAAGGGTGTGCTCCAGGGTTCGACGATCGCCGCGCAATCGGTCGAGGTCAGCAACGAGGCGCCGGCGCCAGGCTCCAACGGCACCAAGGTGATGGGCGTCGTGGCGTCGCTCGTGGCCGGCACGTCGTGCTCGGCGCAGAACTTGTCGTTCATGCTCGCCGACGGCACCACCGTGACGACGACCGCAACGACCCGGTTCGACGAAGGTTCCTGCACGACGATCGCGGTTGGCGCCACCGTTGAGGCGAAGGGCACGCTGAGCGGGGCCACGCTTGCGGCGGCCAGCGTCCAGATCGACGCTGAGGGTGCCGACGCGGAGGCCTCGATCGAGGGGACCATTGCTGCATCACCGGCGCCGACGGCCTGTCCGGCGCCAGCCTTCACGGTGAAAGGCGTTGCCGTCGTGACCACCGCGACGACGCGGTTCGACCACGGCACCTGCGCGAACGCGATAGCCGGTGTGAGCGTGGAGGTCGAGGGGACGCGGTCCTCGTCCGGCACGATCACCGCCACACGCGTGCGGTTCAACTCGAACTCGGACTGAGCGGAGCCACCTCACGAGAGTTCATGACACGTCCTGGCCGTTCGTCCGTCCGTGGTGTCCTGGTGCTCGTCGCCTGGTCGGCCGCCGTGAGCGCCCTCGCGGAGGGTCCGGTTGCGCTGGCCGTCGATCGGGCGGCGAGTATCGTCATCCCGTGATCGGGTTCCGGTCGAGACGTTGAATCCACCATAGCCGCAGAGCCGCAACGGGTTTCGACCATCCAGCCTCACGCCCTCCTTGCCCTTGCCGCGCTCAGAGCCCACCAGGACCGCAATCCGCGCGTCGTCACGCCTGCCGATTGCGGCGTTCCCACCTCGTGGAAGTACACGACCAGCCGAGCGGACCACTCAATCCTTGAACCGCAGCACCCACCCGCAGATACTGGGTGCGACGTCTGCACCACGAATGGCTGTCGATCGCCTGGTCAGTCGGCGCGACGGCGAAGAGGCTTCGAGGATACGGAAGATGCTGTTCGGGCCCATGCGAGAGGAAGTCAACGAGATAGCAGATTCGAAGATATCGGTCCACGACCGCCATCGTTTCGAAATCAAGCTCGACATCGAATTGGCCGATCACGACGCGAGCGGCTACCGGGTGGACACGTATTTCTTCGTGCCGAGGGCGCTGAACGTCAACCCGAACACGTACTCCAAGGACCTGTTCTACAGCAGTATTCAGCGATACATCCGCTTCAAGACGCCGCAGTTCTCCTTGCTGAAGATCATCGAACCCTCGAATGACGCCTCGCCGCTGGTTCGAATCGGCAAGGAGCTGCGGCGCGTCCTCGCGGGAGACCAGGACCGGGAGAGCGTCGAGGCGATCTTCTGCGAAACGAAGCTGTTGGGTGCGGTCTCCCGGGGGGCCATCCGCGACGCAGTGAAGGAACTGCTGGGCGGCCTGGCGGGTGACCAGCCCGGCGACTCGACCACGACGCCGGCGCAGGGCTTCATCACCAGCACGGAGGCGTTCCTCGACGACCTCGACGCGTACCTCGCGGCGGTGCGCAACCTGCGGCAGGAGATGCTGGACATCACGGTGCCGCTCAGGCTGCGCGAGGGCTTCCTGTTCTTCGACGAGTTCATCAGCCTGACCATCCAGGACTACCTGTCAACGCTGCTTCACGCGGTCAGGGAGCGGTTCGATCCGACCGGGTCGTGCGCGCACGTCGATGCCGCGATGGCCGCGATCATCATCGGTCAGCAGTCCCACCGGAAGTCGATGGGGTATCCGTCGGTCCTCTCCACGACGGGGACCGATTCGACGCTGCTCTACCGCAGGGGTGTGCTCAAGAAGTTCATCTCCAACGTGCTCTTCCTGAACACCGAGGTGTCGGAGTGGGAAGGGATCTCGCAAATCCCGCTCGCGATGGCCGCGGGGTTTGCGATGCTGTTCGCCGTGGGAATCACCGTCTTCGCGCAGAACCGGTACACGACCAACAGCATCCCGTTCGTCGCGGCCGTCGTCGTCGGCTACGTCTTCAAGGATCGGTTGAAGGACTGGCTCAAGCTGTATCTGTCTCGCGGTCTCGTGAGATGGACGGCGGATCGGAAGATTCGGATTCGCGATCCGTACAGCGGACGGGTGATCGGCAAGCTCAAGGAAGCCTTCAGCTTCACGGACGAGAGCCGGCTTCCGGAGACGGTTCTCTACTGCCGGCAGATGGACAACATCACGTCGATCGACGAGGAGGGAAAGCCGGAACGGATCATCAAGTACGAGAAGGAGGTGTCGTTGTTTCCCGCGAGGATTTCCCGTTTCCACGAGCGGCGGCGGGACCTCAACGACATCATGCGACTCAACATCGACGATTTCCTCAGGCAGGCCGACGACGCGACCGTGGACTACCTGAACCTCGACCCTGATTCCGGGCAGCTGCAGCAGGTGCAGTGCCAGCGTGTCTACCACGTCAATATCGTGTTCACCTACCGGTCGATCGACGCGAAGAGGCAGACTGCCGAGCGCGTGGAACGCATCCGGTTGGTTCTCAACAGGGACGGCATCGTGAGGCTCGATCAAGTGGCGCCGGCGCATTCTCTGGGTTAGTCGCCCGAGGTTGCACCTGCTGATGGCCTCCCGGCACCTCTCACCGTCATCAGCCCACGTACTCGCGCGCATTCCTGAACAGCCTGATCCAGGGACTGTCTTCGCCCCAGTCTTCCGGCCGCCACGACATCTGGATGGTTCGGAACACCCGCTCGGGGTGCGGCATGATCACGGTGAATCGCCCATCGGGCGTCGTCACGGCCGTCACGCCGCCTGGCGACCCGTTCGGGTTGAGCGGGTAGATCTCCGTCGCGCGACCGCGGTTATCGACGTAGCGCGCGGCGACGACGACCCGCGCCGCGTCTGCGGGCGAATCGAAGAGCGTGTAACCCTCCCCGTGCGCGGTGACGACGGGGAGGCGGCAGCCGACCATGCCGGCGAACAGCACTGACGGGTTCGGCACGATCTCCACCGTCACCGTGCGCGCCTCGAACTGCTCCGACAGGTTCTTGGTGAAGCGGGGCCAGGCCTCCGCACCGGGGATGAGCTCCTTCATCGCCGCCATCATCTGGCAGCCATTGCAGACGCCCAGCGCGAACGTGTCGGTTCGCGCGAAGAACGCCGAGAACTCGTCGCGTGCCCGTGCATTGTAGAGCGCGGACTTCGCCCAGCCTTCGCCGCCGCCCAGCACGTCGCCGAACGAGAATCCGCCGCAGGCGGCAAGGCTCCGGTACCTGGCGAGCGATACCCGACCCTCGAGGATGTCGCTCATGTGCACGTCATCTGCGTCGAACCCTGCCCGGTTGAACGCCGCGGCCATCTCGACCTCGCCGTTGACACCCTGATCCCTGAGGATCGCGATCGGCGGCCGCAGCCCGCGCACGATGTAGGGCGCGGACAGGTTGTCGAGCATGTCGAAGGTGACCTTGGGCGTCATGCCGGGATCCGTCGTGTCGAGGATCCGGTCGTACTCCTGCTGCGCGCACACAGGGTTGTCGCGCAGAGACTGCATCTGCCAGGTGGTCTCGCTCCACACACGCTGCAACTCGGCGCGCGTCTCGCGGAAGACGGTCTGGCTGCCTCGATCGACGCTGACGACGTCGTCGCGGGTGATGCGGGCGATGGAGCGTGCCGGCACGCCGTGGCGCGCCAGCGTCTCGACCAGGCGCTCTTCGTCCTCGATCCGGACTTGCAGGAGCGCGCCAAGTTCCTCGGCGAACAGTGCCGGCAGGAGCCGGCTTCCCGGAGCGAGCGCCGCGGCGTCGATCCTGAGGCCGAGATGGCTCGCGAATGCCATTTCGCACATCGCGACGAAGAGGCCGCCATCGGATCGATCGTGGTATGCGAGAATGACGCCCGTATCCCGCAGGTCGGCCATCCCCGCGAACAGACCGCGGATCAACGCGGGGTCATCGACGTCCGGCGTCTCCTGGCCGGTGACGCCGAACACCTGAGCGAGGGTCGAGCCGCCCAGCCGGGCGTGCCCGGGCGCAAGATCGGCGAGCACCAGGCACGTCGGCCCCTCCGTGGACATCTGGGGCGTGATCGCCGTCCGGACGTCGTCGCACGTGCCGAACGCCGACACGATGAGCGAAAGCGGGCTGACCACCTGCCGCCGGCCCCCGGCATCCTTCCATGCCGTGCGCATCGACATGGAATCCTTGCCGACCGGAATGCTGATGCCGAGCGTCGGGCACAGGTCGAGCGCGACCGCCCGTACCGTGTCGAACAGCGCTGCGTCCTCTCCTGGCGACCCGGCCGCCGCCATCCAGTTCGCGGACAGCTTGATGCGCGAGAAGTCGGCGATTGGCGCCGCGGCCAGGTTGGTCAGCGCCTCGCCGACGGCCATTCGACCCGACGCCGGCGCGTTGACGACCGCGAGCGGCGCGCGCTCGCCGATCGCAAATGCCTCGCCCGTGTAGCCCTCGAACGAGAGCAGCGTGACCGCGCAATCGGCAACCGGCACCTGCCAGGGTCCCACCATCTGGTCCCGCGAGCAGAGGCCGCCGACGCTTCGATCGCCGATCGAAATGAGGAACGTCTTGTCCGCCACCGCGGGCGCCCGAAGCACGCGCTGGACCGCCTCGCCAAGATCGACGTTCTTCAGCACCAGCCGCGACGGCCTCGTCCGCCGCCGCGTCACCGTGCGCGTCATGCGCGGCGGTTTGCCGAGTAGCGCCGGGAGGTCCATGTCCACCGGCTTGTTACCGAAGAGCGGGTCGCGCACCTCGAGATGCTGCGCCTCGATCGTCTCGCCGACCACGGCAAACGGGCAGCGCTCGCGTTCGCAAATGGCACGGAACGTGTCGAACGACGAAGGCAGGATCGCCAGCACGTAGCGCTCCTGCGCCTCGTTGGACCAGACCTCGCGCGGCGTCATGCCCGGTTCCTCGTTGGGCGCGGCACGCAGGTCGATGCGCGCGCCGCGATTTGACCCGTGGGCGAGTTCTGGCAGCGCATTGGAAAGGCCGCCGGCGCCGACGTCGTGAATCGACAGAATCGGGGTCCCGTCGCCGAGCGCGCTGCACCGGTCGATCACCTCCTGTGCCCGGCGCTGGATCTCCGCGTTGCCGCGCTGCACGGAATCGAAGTCGAGATCGGCGGTGTTCGAGCCGGTCGTCATGGACGAGGCGGAGCCCCCGCCCAATCCGATGAGCATCGCCGGACCGCCAATCTGGATCAGCAGCGCACCGGCCGGCACGTTCGCCTTGTGCGAGTGCTGCGCGCGGATGTTGCCGACGCCGCCAGCCAGCATGATCGGCTTGTGGTACCCGCGGACCACGCCTCCCACCTTCTGTTCATAGGTGCGGAAATACCCGGCGAGGTTCGGCCGCCCGAACTCGTTGTTGAACGAGGCCGCGCCAATCGGCCCTTCGATCATGATCGACAGGGGCGACGCAATGCGGTCCGGCCGGCACTCCGGGCCTTCCCACGGCCGCACGAAGCCGGGAATGCGCAGGTTGGACACCGAGAACCCGCAGAGGCCGGCCTTCGGCTTCGACCCCCGGCCGGTCGCGCCCTCGTCGCGGATCTCGCCGCCCGATCCGGTCGCGGCGCCGGGGAACGGAGAAATCGCGGTCGGGTGATTGTGGGTCTCCACCTTCATCAGGATGTGCGTCTGGTCCTGGTGGAAGGCATACCGTCGGGAGCGAGGGTCCGCGAAGAACCGCCGGACGGCGCGTCCTTCCACGACCGCCGCGTTGTCGGAATACGCGGACACCGTTCCCTGCGGGTTCGCCGCGTGCGTCCGGCGAATCATGCCGAAGAGGGAATCGTCCTGCGGCTCGCCATCGATGACCCACGACGCGTTGAAGATCTTGTGACGGCAGTGCTCCGAGTTCGCCTGCGCGAACATCGTCAACTCGACGTCGGTGGGATTGCGGCCGGCGCCGGTGAAGTACGAGACGAGATAGTCAATCTCCCCGGGCGCCAGTGCCAGGCCGAAGCGGCGGTTCGCCTCTTCGACGGCCGTGCGGCCGCGGCCGAGCACGTTCACTTCCGTCAGGGGCTTCGGGGCGACGTGGCGGAACAGTTGGTCGGCCGCATCGACCGAGTCGAGCACGGTCTCGGTCATGCGGTCGTGCAACAGCGGGAGGATGGGAAGCAGAGCGGCACGGACGTCAGGCAGAGCGGCACGGACGTCAGGCGGAGTGGCACGGATGTCAGGCAGAGTGGCACGGGCGTCAAGAGGAGTGGCACGGGCGTCTCGCCCGTGCGCACCAGTCCTTACACGGAACATCGTGCCGCGCTCGATCCGCCGCACGAACTCCAGCCCGCAGAGCCGGGCGATATCGGTCGCCTTCGAAGACCACGGCGAGATGGTGCCAAGCCGTGGTGCGACGAGCACGGCTTCCGCAGGTTCCGCGCCATCTTCGACCGGCATCGGCGCGCCGTACGCCAGCAGGCGGGCGAGGACGTCGCGACCGCGCGGATCAGGCTCGCGCTCCACCTCGACGAAATGCCAGTGCTGCGCACCGACGACCGTCAGATCGCCGACGCGACCGGCGATCAGCCGGTTCAGCTTGTCCAGACGAAATGTCGAAAGGGCGGCTCCCCCGCGAATCTTCAGGACGTGCATGCGGGGATTGTACAACGGCAGGACGAGGCGAAGACGGGCTTGCGGACAGGCCCGCGCGCCCCTTTGCGAACCGGAAGACGGAGAACGTGGAAACCGCCCACATTCTCCGTCCTCCATCGAGCGTCGAGGGCCCAGAGGCCAGAGCCTACTTGAACAGCGGATCGGGGCTCACCGTGAGCTTCTTCGTGGCCACTTCCTTGCCGTCAACCGTCAGCGTGACCTTGTAGACACCGGCGTCAACCAGGCTCACGCGGCCGAACCGGCCGCCCGTAGGCGGCGGCGGCTGGTCGGGGTTGTTCACGGCCTGGGCGGCGCCTGCCCCGGGTCGCCCCTGGTCGCTACGCGCGCCCGCTGCGCCCGGAGCCTGGCGGTTCAGGCCCCAGAACGCCTTCTGGAGTCCCTTCTTGCTGCTCGGCGTCAACTCGATGACGGTGTTCCCCTCGATGTCCTTCACCGTCACCTTCACGTTTTGCGCGTCGGCCTTCAGGTAGTAGTAGACATACGCGCCCACCGGAGGATTGTCGGCCTTGGTCATCTCGCCCAGCGTGTCTCCCCGGCGCTCGAAGCGGTTCCACTTGGTCGTGTTCTTGAGGTCGAACAGGTGTGCCGGTTCCAGGAAGACCTCGGGCTTGAACTCCTTGATCGGCCCGATGTCCGCCACGTAGATGCCGCGGCCGTACGTGCCGATTGCCATCTCGCGATCGCGCTTCTGAATCGCGAGGTCGCGAATCGGCACTGGCGGCGCCGATGTCGAGAAGGGCGCCCACGTCTTGCCCTGGTCGATGGTGACCATCACGCCGTAGTCCGTTCCGAGGTAGAGGACGTTCGCGTTCTCCGGGTCTTCCTCCACGTCGAAAATAGGGTTGTTCGTGCCGCCCGAGATGTCCGTCCATGTCTTGCCCTGGTCCTTCGTCACGAACAGCCAGGTCTTGTCCTCGCTGTGCGTCCGGTAGCCGCTGAACGCCACGTAGCAGACGTTTTCGTCGAACGCCGACGGCACCACGCGCTTCACCCAGCGATCGTACGGGATCAGGTCACCCTTGTTGCCGGCCTTCGGCTTCCCGGCGGCGTCGTAGAACTGGTTCGTGACGTTCACCCACGTCACGCCCCCATCCAAAGACATCTGCAGGTTCCCGTCGTCGGTGCCCGCCCAATAGAGGCCCGGCTTCTTGGCGGATTCGGCGAACGTGTAGATCGTCGCCCACTGGAGGTTCGTCTTCTTCGCCAGCGCGAGCTTCTCCTTGCTCGCCTTCGTCAGGTCGGGACTGATCTTCACGAACGTTCCGCGCTCGCCGCGGCTCAACGACCGGAAGACATACTGTCCCGCGATGAAGACGATGCCGGGATTGTGCGGGGAGAGGACGATGGGCGCGTTCCACTGGTAGCGGATCGGCGGGTCGCCGGCCGCGATCTGGTCGGGCGTCAGGCGCACGGCCAGCGACGTCACCTCGCCGGTCTTCAGGTTCATCCGGCTCGACGAACCGAACTGGCTCTCGTAGTAGACGTACTCGGGGTTCCACCAGTCACGGACGACGTAGAACGCGTCGCCGGTCGGCAGATAGCTCCAGTCGCTCCCGAACATCCCGTAGCTGTTGCGGTTCTGCGACGGCCCGAGCCACGCGCCGTTGTCCTGCGTGCCGCCCATCACGTTGTAGGGCAACTCGTTGTCCACCGACACGTCGTAGAACTGCTGGACGTTGATCGTGTTCTTCTGGCTCCAGTGCTTCCCGCCGTCCCAGGTCTCCGATACGCCGCCGTCGTTGCCGCTCAGGATGTGGTTGGCGTTGAGCGGGTCGGCCCAGACCACGCGATGATCGACGTGGGTCTTGCCATTGCCGTCCCAGCCTGTAGCCTGGAAGGTCTTGCCCGCGTCGCGGGACACGGTGGTGTTCGTGT
This DNA window, taken from Vicinamibacterales bacterium, encodes the following:
- the purL gene encoding phosphoribosylformylglycinamidine synthase, translated to MHVLKIRGGAALSTFRLDKLNRLIAGRVGDLTVVGAQHWHFVEVEREPDPRGRDVLARLLAYGAPMPVEDGAEPAEAVLVAPRLGTISPWSSKATDIARLCGLEFVRRIERGTMFRVRTGAHGRDARATPLDARATLPDIRATPPDVRAALPDVRAALLPILPLLHDRMTETVLDSVDAADQLFRHVAPKPLTEVNVLGRGRTAVEEANRRFGLALAPGEIDYLVSYFTGAGRNPTDVELTMFAQANSEHCRHKIFNASWVIDGEPQDDSLFGMIRRTHAANPQGTVSAYSDNAAVVEGRAVRRFFADPRSRRYAFHQDQTHILMKVETHNHPTAISPFPGAATGSGGEIRDEGATGRGSKPKAGLCGFSVSNLRIPGFVRPWEGPECRPDRIASPLSIMIEGPIGAASFNNEFGRPNLAGYFRTYEQKVGGVVRGYHKPIMLAGGVGNIRAQHSHKANVPAGALLIQIGGPAMLIGLGGGSASSMTTGSNTADLDFDSVQRGNAEIQRRAQEVIDRCSALGDGTPILSIHDVGAGGLSNALPELAHGSNRGARIDLRAAPNEEPGMTPREVWSNEAQERYVLAILPSSFDTFRAICERERCPFAVVGETIEAQHLEVRDPLFGNKPVDMDLPALLGKPPRMTRTVTRRRTRPSRLVLKNVDLGEAVQRVLRAPAVADKTFLISIGDRSVGGLCSRDQMVGPWQVPVADCAVTLLSFEGYTGEAFAIGERAPLAVVNAPASGRMAVGEALTNLAAAPIADFSRIKLSANWMAAAGSPGEDAALFDTVRAVALDLCPTLGISIPVGKDSMSMRTAWKDAGGRRQVVSPLSLIVSAFGTCDDVRTAITPQMSTEGPTCLVLADLAPGHARLGGSTLAQVFGVTGQETPDVDDPALIRGLFAGMADLRDTGVILAYHDRSDGGLFVAMCEMAFASHLGLRIDAAALAPGSRLLPALFAEELGALLQVRIEDEERLVETLARHGVPARSIARITRDDVVSVDRGSQTVFRETRAELQRVWSETTWQMQSLRDNPVCAQQEYDRILDTTDPGMTPKVTFDMLDNLSAPYIVRGLRPPIAILRDQGVNGEVEMAAAFNRAGFDADDVHMSDILEGRVSLARYRSLAACGGFSFGDVLGGGEGWAKSALYNARARDEFSAFFARTDTFALGVCNGCQMMAAMKELIPGAEAWPRFTKNLSEQFEARTVTVEIVPNPSVLFAGMVGCRLPVVTAHGEGYTLFDSPADAARVVVAARYVDNRGRATEIYPLNPNGSPGGVTAVTTPDGRFTVIMPHPERVFRTIQMSWRPEDWGEDSPWIRLFRNAREYVG
- a CDS encoding DUF5666 domain-containing protein; this translates as MKPVHRLTAVTSVMLALVVLGTAACGRAVSPVSPTTPTASNFGTSPSSGATVTGSVTGAGSGLSVGVVGTTLTAQADGGGRFQLSGVPAGNVSLRVASAGGSATASLGPVADRERVQVTVKVTGNSATVEVNERVEADDGADVEGQIASISTSAQTFQVGTNTVQVMSTTTIRSGGQTLSFGDLTVGERVEVKGVLAGSIVNAQSVEVSNGAPPPPSGPGNTDVKGVVSSLLAGTSCSAQNLSFMLASGTTVTTSATTRFDEGSCAAITAGASVEVKGVLQGSTIAAQSVEVSNEAPAPGSNGTKVMGVVASLVAGTSCSAQNLSFMLADGTTVTTTATTRFDEGSCTTIAVGATVEAKGTLSGATLAAASVQIDAEGADAEASIEGTIAASPAPTACPAPAFTVKGVAVVTTATTRFDHGTCANAIAGVSVEVEGTRSSSGTITATRVRFNSNSD